From one Suicoccus acidiformans genomic stretch:
- a CDS encoding FecCD family ABC transporter permease, whose translation MKAIRVKPTLLIFVLGIAVFIVSMVAVSYGSTDVSFQEVWQYLLIKIGYLPEDYLSKTVQDVISLIRLPRVIAAVLVGIGLSYAGTVMQALVRNPVADPYTLGISSGAYLGAVLAIMLGFGKSQFGSEAIGISAFLGALLIAILVLVIAQIGGRSNTMKLLLTGMAVSSASQAIANFIVFLANDREGMRTVTFWTMGSLGGVNWESNRLLFIIVISGFVFFALFHRLLDLMLLGDEQALTLGVDLGKYRIMCILIVSIVVGFIVNASGIIGFIGLIIPHFARMLVGTNHKYLLPVSSLLGSIVLVLADVLSRTLISHTEIPIGILISLIGAPVFVYILIRHTYKEGVQ comes from the coding sequence ATGAAGGCAATTAGAGTAAAACCAACGCTACTCATATTTGTTTTAGGTATTGCAGTGTTTATCGTAAGCATGGTAGCCGTAAGTTATGGTAGCACGGATGTGTCCTTTCAAGAAGTTTGGCAATATTTACTCATTAAAATCGGCTATTTACCTGAAGATTATTTAAGCAAAACCGTTCAGGATGTTATTTCTCTGATACGTTTACCAAGAGTTATTGCAGCTGTACTTGTCGGAATCGGACTTTCATATGCTGGAACAGTGATGCAAGCACTGGTTAGAAATCCGGTAGCAGATCCTTATACCTTGGGAATATCTTCTGGTGCCTACCTAGGAGCGGTGTTGGCTATTATGCTAGGCTTTGGTAAAAGTCAATTTGGATCTGAAGCGATAGGTATAAGTGCCTTCCTTGGTGCACTACTTATAGCGATTCTAGTACTGGTCATTGCTCAAATAGGCGGGCGAAGTAATACGATGAAATTACTTCTAACAGGGATGGCAGTGAGTTCTGCATCCCAAGCCATTGCTAATTTTATCGTTTTTCTAGCAAATGATCGAGAGGGCATGCGGACGGTAACTTTCTGGACGATGGGGAGTCTAGGAGGGGTGAACTGGGAAAGCAACCGTTTATTATTTATTATTGTGATTTCAGGTTTTGTATTTTTTGCTCTGTTTCATCGCTTGCTAGATTTGATGCTACTTGGAGATGAACAAGCTCTTACGTTAGGTGTTGATTTAGGTAAATATCGTATCATGTGCATACTTATTGTGTCGATAGTTGTAGGGTTTATCGTGAATGCGTCGGGTATTATAGGATTCATAGGATTAATTATCCCTCATTTTGCCAGAATGCTTGTGGGGACGAATCATAAGTATTTGTTGCCTGTCTCAAGTTTGCTAGGATCCATTGTGCTAGTTTTAGCGGACGTATTGTCACGCACCTTAATTAGTCATACAGAAATACCGATTGGAATCCTTATTTCATTAATAGGTGCTCCTGTATTTGTGTATATTCTCATTCGTCATACATATAAAGAAGGTGTTCAATGA
- a CDS encoding ABC transporter substrate-binding protein, whose protein sequence is MKLKKTLSLTITALLSLSLMTSIDAASHYPVEIINYDYAKEESVEVYEKAPEKVLAVYQNSVETMLALGLEDHLVGVAGLDHEVKPELQASLEKVNVLSDYQPDKESVLMLEPDMILSWYSFFGEDHMGDVKEWHDRDVHTYMSSNSGPLAERTVENEYTDILNLGRIFDVEDRAEEIVEEMREEIDKVAQHAKDSEPRTVMVIEQSGDSIMLYGENTLGGDMVKQLGADLISTEASTIGVEDIVSINPDVIFSVYFLEEDAVSGEQAAVEAFKDNPALANVAAVSNNEVYAIPLGEMYCSGIRTIDGIKRLAQGIYPELYEANEGN, encoded by the coding sequence ATGAAATTAAAAAAGACACTTTCGTTAACAATCACTGCTTTATTGAGTTTATCCTTGATGACTTCAATCGACGCAGCGTCTCATTATCCTGTTGAAATAATAAATTATGATTATGCAAAAGAAGAGTCCGTAGAAGTTTACGAGAAAGCTCCAGAGAAGGTGCTTGCAGTTTATCAGAACTCTGTTGAGACGATGTTAGCCCTAGGTCTAGAAGATCATTTAGTTGGTGTTGCAGGTTTGGATCATGAGGTTAAACCTGAGTTACAAGCCTCTCTAGAGAAAGTAAATGTTCTATCGGATTATCAACCGGATAAGGAATCTGTATTGATGTTAGAACCGGATATGATTCTTTCTTGGTATTCTTTCTTTGGTGAGGATCACATGGGAGACGTTAAAGAATGGCATGATCGGGATGTGCATACTTATATGAGCAGTAACTCTGGGCCACTAGCAGAACGTACCGTGGAGAATGAGTATACCGATATTCTAAATTTAGGCCGTATCTTTGATGTAGAAGATCGAGCAGAAGAAATTGTCGAAGAAATGCGCGAAGAAATTGATAAGGTTGCGCAACATGCTAAAGATAGTGAACCAAGAACGGTTATGGTTATTGAGCAGTCTGGAGATTCTATTATGCTTTATGGAGAGAATACGCTTGGTGGCGATATGGTGAAGCAACTCGGAGCAGACTTAATTTCGACTGAAGCGTCTACAATCGGTGTTGAAGATATTGTCTCTATCAATCCGGATGTCATCTTCTCAGTATACTTCCTGGAAGAAGATGCAGTCTCAGGAGAGCAGGCAGCAGTGGAAGCTTTCAAAGATAATCCAGCTTTAGCGAATGTAGCTGCCGTTTCCAATAATGAAGTCTACGCTATCCCATTAGGTGAAATGTATTGCTCGGGTATTCGCACGATTGATGGTATTAAACGTTTAGCTCAAGGGATTTATCCAGAACTATACGAAGCTAATGAAGGCAATTAG
- a CDS encoding nitroreductase family protein, producing the protein MFKSLVRLEHIMEMSIEKQLTHRSIRKYKDRPVEEEKVQIYLEVMNRTACRGMQGYSVIRITDEKLKEAIGEAIQQEYIKKLPELLIFIIDLYRFKELTDRLAPGKVQHYYFDIAFVAIGDMYLAAQNMMNAIETDGLGGLFLSTVADNLPEMKKLLNLPELTLPLLGLGFGYPDENPELSPRLPIEVKLSENTYEPISQKLDALKIYDEELISYYQKLGREHIQTYSQMVAKRITGEAPLYAYLLNELEAMGVDLCIND; encoded by the coding sequence ATGTTTAAGAGCTTAGTTAGATTGGAACATATAATGGAAATGAGCATAGAGAAACAATTAACACACCGATCTATCCGTAAATATAAGGATAGACCAGTGGAAGAAGAAAAGGTACAAATTTATCTTGAAGTGATGAACCGTACGGCTTGTCGGGGTATGCAAGGGTATTCGGTTATCCGTATCACGGACGAAAAGCTTAAAGAGGCTATTGGAGAGGCGATTCAACAAGAATACATAAAAAAGTTACCGGAACTATTAATTTTTATTATAGATTTATACCGATTTAAAGAGTTAACAGATAGACTCGCACCCGGAAAAGTTCAGCATTACTATTTCGATATTGCTTTTGTTGCGATAGGAGATATGTATTTAGCAGCCCAGAATATGATGAATGCCATTGAAACAGATGGTTTGGGAGGGCTTTTCCTGTCTACGGTCGCTGATAATTTACCGGAAATGAAGAAATTGTTAAATTTGCCGGAGCTAACATTGCCATTACTTGGTCTAGGCTTTGGTTATCCTGATGAAAACCCGGAGTTAAGTCCTCGTCTTCCGATAGAAGTTAAACTGAGTGAGAATACATATGAGCCCATTTCTCAAAAATTAGATGCACTCAAAATATATGATGAAGAACTTATCAGCTACTATCAAAAGCTTGGTAGGGAACACATTCAGACTTATAGTCAAATGGTTGCTAAAAGAATCACTGGGGAAGCCCCGCTTTACGCCTATTTGTTGAATGAATTAGAAGCTATGGGTGTAGATTTATGTATCAATGACTAA
- the hemB gene encoding porphobilinogen synthase: MTYFRRHRRLRKHPGLRAMLQENQLRIQDLIYPIFVKEEGEGATEILSMPGIYQHTLDSLEEEIKEVLRLGIPAVLLFGIPAEKDALGSQAYASDGIIQQAIPVIKALAPDLLVTTDTCLCEYTDHGHCGCLDHAGYVLNDESLELHKKAAIAQARAGADIIAPSSAMDGFVHVIRQGLDEAGFPLVPIMSYAIKYSSAFYGPFRDAADSAPSFGDRKTYQMPVANRREAMRELASDIDEGADFVMVKPALAYMDIIRDVRERTDLPIVTYNVSGEFSMIKAASQNAWIDEESIVMESLLGMKRAGADLIITYFAKDVARWLSATES, translated from the coding sequence ATGACGTATTTTAGAAGGCATCGTCGCTTAAGGAAACATCCCGGTTTAAGAGCGATGTTGCAAGAGAATCAACTTCGAATTCAAGATTTGATATATCCTATTTTTGTGAAGGAAGAAGGGGAGGGTGCGACAGAAATCCTTTCGATGCCAGGCATCTACCAGCATACTCTAGATAGCTTGGAAGAAGAAATCAAAGAAGTTCTTAGACTGGGAATTCCTGCGGTACTATTATTTGGTATACCGGCAGAAAAAGATGCTTTAGGTAGTCAAGCTTATGCATCGGATGGAATTATACAGCAAGCGATTCCAGTCATTAAGGCTTTAGCGCCCGATTTATTGGTGACTACAGATACTTGCCTGTGTGAATATACTGATCATGGGCATTGCGGTTGTTTAGATCATGCAGGGTATGTGCTCAATGATGAGTCTTTGGAACTGCATAAGAAAGCAGCTATTGCACAAGCTCGAGCTGGAGCAGATATTATCGCTCCTTCAAGTGCAATGGATGGGTTTGTACATGTTATTCGCCAAGGTTTGGATGAAGCAGGTTTTCCTCTTGTTCCGATTATGTCTTATGCGATTAAATATAGTTCAGCTTTTTATGGTCCGTTTCGTGATGCAGCGGATAGCGCACCAAGTTTCGGAGATCGCAAAACCTATCAGATGCCTGTTGCAAATCGCAGGGAAGCCATGAGAGAACTTGCGAGTGATATTGATGAGGGAGCGGATTTTGTCATGGTTAAACCAGCTCTAGCTTATATGGATATTATTCGAGATGTTAGGGAAAGAACAGATTTACCGATCGTTACCTACAATGTGTCTGGAGAGTTTTCGATGATTAAAGCCGCTAGCCAAAACGCTTGGATTGATGAAGAAAGTATTGTGATGGAGAGTTTGTTAGGTATGAAGCGAGCCGGGGCAGATTTGATTATTACATATTTTGCTAAGGATGTTGCTCGCTGGCTATCGGCAACAGAGTCTTAG
- a CDS encoding uroporphyrinogen-III synthase, producing the protein MPKVVWTQSRPLEARLEKRLKKHGWESVWCPVITTQSHYENPAFQWQDIDIVYLVSQWSCDYYVTYLEEKQLRPDVSYWTVGAKTAGYAKVNYNINCHYQREWRTSQDVFSYLASHESTQTLLVPISQKSIGKYSVLAENMLPEWTVIEWQVYYNGPSPESIRQLALIQQYLRTDDCLVVASGSAWEQIASIWEAPCPVVSIGPVTSKYIKNHGGQVTFEAECSTYESIVDGIVGGEWNDVF; encoded by the coding sequence ATGCCCAAAGTTGTATGGACTCAATCGCGTCCTTTAGAGGCTCGATTGGAAAAACGTCTAAAGAAACATGGTTGGGAAAGTGTTTGGTGTCCAGTCATTACGACGCAGTCTCATTACGAAAATCCAGCTTTTCAATGGCAAGATATTGATATAGTTTATCTTGTAAGTCAATGGTCCTGTGATTATTACGTAACTTATCTGGAGGAGAAGCAACTTCGTCCGGATGTAAGTTATTGGACCGTGGGAGCAAAGACGGCAGGATATGCAAAAGTGAACTATAATATAAACTGTCACTATCAGAGAGAGTGGAGAACCTCTCAAGATGTTTTTAGCTATCTTGCTAGTCACGAGTCTACTCAAACACTACTGGTTCCTATAAGTCAGAAGTCTATTGGAAAGTACTCCGTATTAGCTGAGAATATGTTGCCTGAATGGACTGTCATAGAATGGCAAGTTTATTATAATGGGCCATCGCCAGAGTCTATTCGACAATTAGCTTTAATTCAGCAATATTTGCGAACGGATGATTGTCTTGTGGTCGCGAGCGGTTCAGCCTGGGAACAAATCGCGTCAATTTGGGAAGCACCCTGTCCTGTTGTAAGTATCGGGCCAGTAACGAGTAAATATATTAAAAACCATGGAGGCCAGGTCACTTTTGAAGCAGAGTGTAGTACTTATGAGAGCATTGTTGACGGAATTGTAGGAGGAGAATGGAATGACGTATTTTAG
- the hemC gene encoding hydroxymethylbilane synthase, with amino-acid sequence MQLVNIGLTSRKTPLTLREKIHFATEDLATANQSLSHYKSVLESVILSTCNRTEIFALADQQHTGQYYIKHFIGEWFGVPYESLEPYIEIRYNEHMVEHLFLLMTGAQSDVLGETQILGQVRQAYGAAKQAGTTGVILNHLFQQGTAFAKDIHSKYQLNEHPKSLSYQAVELIRQSPNLEKQTLTLIGLGQVGELVLTYLQELPLKNIILVNRTYAKSVRHVSNNIQALPWNQLDQGVNQADIVVTALDSVEPLIGADLFPDDKIKTVYDLGVPRNVHRDVDALPQIQIYNVDHINHLLDTHAVELEEKIHLIRQEVWQEIEQYFQWQNNLDAVPIVQGLREKMTDHLETVETSLENKLPDLSPREKKVISKHLKSLVNAMLKEPVKVTKELMASPQPHEKLSFVADLFGLEITEEQSKEKESIKVGSRGSQLALNQTRRVVAMLEEKFPQESFEIIIIQTEGDKDQFSKLSQIGGKGVFVKQIEQALLDGKIDMAVHSLKDVPTKLSSGTMLAAFPKRANAFDVFISREYPEFNRLPMGAKVGTGSLRRISQLRQLRPDLKFVEIRGNIDTRLNKLKTEDLDAIILAMAGIDRLSLISQGDGYYTELFDVDTMVPAIGQGCLAIQIRSNDSQNMKRLQALNHEKSEICVTAERQYLRRFGVDCRYPIGAYCQFTVSGDLTLIAMLGDETGQQIIRQTFTQSGTNIDPVDLGNAAFDGISQNSSVDEWGR; translated from the coding sequence GTGCAGTTAGTTAATATAGGCTTGACATCAAGGAAGACACCACTTACATTGCGGGAGAAAATACACTTTGCGACTGAAGATTTAGCGACAGCAAATCAATCCTTAAGCCATTATAAGTCGGTATTGGAGAGTGTAATTCTTTCAACCTGTAACCGGACAGAGATATTTGCTTTAGCGGACCAACAACATACGGGCCAATATTATATTAAACATTTTATCGGTGAATGGTTTGGTGTGCCTTATGAGAGTCTTGAGCCTTATATTGAAATTCGCTATAACGAACATATGGTAGAGCATCTCTTTCTATTAATGACAGGAGCCCAATCTGATGTATTAGGAGAAACTCAAATTTTAGGACAAGTGCGTCAAGCCTATGGAGCTGCAAAGCAGGCAGGGACTACAGGTGTTATTTTGAACCATCTGTTTCAACAAGGAACAGCATTTGCTAAAGATATCCACAGTAAATATCAGTTGAACGAACATCCAAAATCTCTTTCCTATCAAGCAGTGGAGTTGATTCGGCAAAGCCCGAATCTAGAAAAGCAAACATTGACGCTGATTGGCCTTGGTCAAGTAGGAGAATTGGTGTTAACGTATTTGCAGGAGCTTCCATTAAAAAACATTATTCTGGTGAATCGAACGTATGCTAAGAGTGTGCGACATGTGTCTAATAATATTCAGGCACTCCCTTGGAATCAGTTAGACCAAGGTGTAAATCAAGCAGATATTGTTGTGACCGCTTTGGATAGTGTGGAACCTTTGATTGGTGCAGATTTATTCCCAGACGATAAGATAAAGACGGTATATGATTTAGGTGTGCCACGAAACGTACACCGGGATGTGGATGCTTTGCCCCAAATTCAAATTTACAATGTAGATCATATAAATCATTTACTGGATACCCACGCTGTTGAATTGGAGGAGAAAATTCACCTCATCCGTCAAGAAGTGTGGCAAGAGATTGAACAGTATTTCCAATGGCAGAACAATTTAGATGCAGTACCAATTGTCCAAGGTCTTCGTGAGAAGATGACAGACCATTTAGAGACTGTTGAAACGAGTCTGGAAAATAAATTACCGGATTTGTCCCCCAGGGAGAAAAAGGTTATATCTAAGCATTTAAAGAGTTTAGTAAATGCCATGTTAAAGGAGCCTGTAAAAGTGACTAAAGAGCTGATGGCTAGTCCTCAGCCACATGAAAAATTATCTTTTGTTGCAGATCTTTTTGGTTTGGAAATCACGGAGGAACAGAGTAAAGAAAAAGAGAGCATTAAAGTCGGTAGTAGAGGCAGTCAATTAGCTTTGAACCAAACCCGACGAGTGGTAGCAATGTTAGAAGAGAAGTTTCCGCAGGAAAGTTTTGAAATAATTATTATTCAAACAGAAGGGGATAAAGACCAATTCTCCAAATTATCGCAAATTGGAGGAAAGGGAGTCTTTGTAAAGCAGATTGAACAAGCTTTGCTTGATGGCAAGATTGATATGGCCGTTCATAGTTTAAAGGATGTACCCACAAAGTTAAGCTCAGGCACAATGTTAGCTGCTTTTCCCAAAAGGGCAAATGCATTTGATGTATTTATCTCAAGGGAATATCCTGAATTTAATCGTTTACCTATGGGTGCAAAAGTCGGAACGGGAAGCCTTCGCCGCATTAGTCAATTACGTCAATTACGACCTGACTTAAAATTTGTTGAAATTCGTGGGAATATCGATACCCGCTTAAATAAATTGAAAACCGAAGATTTGGATGCAATCATCTTAGCAATGGCAGGCATTGATCGTCTATCACTCATTAGTCAGGGAGATGGTTACTATACTGAGCTTTTCGATGTCGACACAATGGTCCCTGCTATTGGGCAAGGGTGCTTGGCTATTCAGATACGGTCAAACGACAGTCAGAATATGAAACGATTACAGGCGCTGAATCACGAGAAAAGCGAAATATGTGTCACAGCTGAACGGCAATATTTGCGACGATTTGGTGTAGATTGTCGCTATCCAATCGGAGCTTACTGTCAATTTACGGTATCAGGAGATTTGACGCTAATAGCTATGCTGGGAGATGAAACAGGTCAACAAATCATCCGTCAAACTTTTACACAAAGCGGAACGAATATTGATCCCGTGGATCTAGGGAACGCGGCCTTCGATGGGATTTCCCAAAACAGTAGCGTAGATGAGTGGGGACGATAA
- a CDS encoding precorrin-2 dehydrogenase/sirohydrochlorin ferrochelatase family protein, with the protein MYPVLLNIKDKPVLIVGGGRLAKRKLLHLLEAGARITIVSPDLHPDIPTKQITWRAKHYDKSDLAGFSLVLACTDRADLNEQIYQESQDLQWVNNTSNRLASDFYNQGLVHSKNLIFSVSSQGMDYHLTKRVTRLLDSWVKDELPSLLEEGE; encoded by the coding sequence ATGTACCCAGTGCTCTTAAATATTAAAGATAAGCCTGTATTAATTGTCGGAGGTGGACGCTTAGCTAAACGGAAACTTTTACATCTGCTTGAAGCAGGTGCTCGTATTACAATTGTTTCTCCTGATTTACATCCAGATATTCCGACCAAGCAAATTACTTGGCGAGCTAAACATTATGACAAAAGTGATTTGGCAGGATTTTCTCTTGTTCTTGCTTGTACCGATCGAGCAGATTTGAATGAACAGATATATCAAGAAAGTCAAGACTTACAGTGGGTGAATAATACCAGCAATCGTTTAGCATCGGATTTTTATAATCAAGGTTTGGTTCATTCTAAAAATTTGATTTTTAGTGTGTCTAGTCAAGGAATGGATTATCACTTAACCAAGCGCGTTACCCGATTATTAGACTCCTGGGTGAAGGACGAGTTACCAAGTTTATTAGAAGAAGGGGAGTAA
- a CDS encoding cob(I)yrinic acid a,c-diamide adenosyltransferase, which produces MAIYTRTGDKGETRLFGGYPISKNDLRVHAYGSVDELNSFVGLLVSEIDVSMEDVLLPLARIQQELFDCGSDLATIRDRRPYKVRLDASDWLELLIDEYAEEVPPVTKFTIPGGAKAASLAQVCRTVTRRVERLVVGLMEEDEMVNQGVLIYLNRLSDYFYILGRLLNYRSGQSDVLYERSRDIFGTGKVAEKLREN; this is translated from the coding sequence ATGGCTATTTATACACGGACTGGCGATAAGGGAGAGACTCGACTTTTCGGCGGCTATCCCATTAGCAAGAATGATCTGCGTGTTCATGCATATGGTAGTGTAGATGAATTGAATAGCTTTGTTGGCTTATTAGTATCTGAAATAGATGTATCTATGGAGGATGTTCTCTTGCCTCTCGCTCGCATACAGCAGGAACTTTTTGATTGTGGCAGTGATTTAGCTACTATACGTGACCGACGTCCCTATAAAGTAAGGTTAGATGCGTCAGATTGGCTAGAGCTACTTATTGATGAATATGCAGAAGAAGTTCCTCCTGTCACAAAATTCACCATTCCCGGAGGGGCAAAGGCGGCGAGCCTAGCTCAAGTTTGTCGCACGGTGACTCGAAGGGTAGAACGCTTAGTGGTGGGTCTCATGGAAGAAGATGAGATGGTAAACCAAGGAGTGTTAATCTATTTGAATCGCTTGTCTGACTATTTCTATATACTAGGCCGACTCTTAAATTATCGATCCGGTCAGAGTGATGTTCTCTATGAGCGAAGCCGAGATATATTTGGGACGGGAAAAGTTGCGGAGAAACTAAGAGAGAATTAG
- the cobI gene encoding precorrin-2 C(20)-methyltransferase — MGKFYGIGVGPGDSSLITVKATEVLTQMDVIYCPTMFDNKDSLAYEIAKPYIQEDTIVKQHIFRAKDEESNEPFWQATAEEVAKDLDQGLNVGFITLGDPSTYSTYSYILHRLDEAYDVETIAGITSYNQIAATLNQSLALDTEAFCVVPATADEAIINNALEHYDTVVFLKIKNHLNKIFRALDATNRRADGVIISQVSQEKEKIIDDLTEFDISQRLSYFTTMIVSKQKGRY, encoded by the coding sequence ATGGGGAAATTCTATGGAATAGGTGTAGGCCCCGGGGATTCAAGTTTGATTACGGTCAAAGCAACAGAAGTTCTCACGCAAATGGATGTCATCTATTGTCCTACGATGTTTGACAACAAGGACAGTTTGGCTTATGAAATTGCAAAACCTTATATTCAGGAAGATACGATAGTTAAGCAACATATTTTTAGAGCTAAGGATGAAGAATCCAATGAACCTTTCTGGCAAGCAACGGCGGAAGAAGTTGCGAAAGATTTAGATCAAGGGTTAAATGTTGGATTTATTACTTTAGGTGACCCAAGTACTTATTCGACATATAGCTATATTCTTCATCGCTTAGATGAAGCGTATGACGTAGAAACTATAGCGGGAATTACCTCTTATAACCAAATTGCAGCGACTCTGAATCAATCTTTAGCCTTAGATACAGAAGCATTTTGTGTTGTTCCTGCAACCGCTGATGAAGCTATCATAAACAATGCCTTGGAACACTATGATACAGTCGTCTTCTTGAAAATAAAAAATCATTTAAATAAAATTTTCCGAGCTCTAGATGCTACAAATCGTCGTGCTGATGGCGTGATTATATCGCAGGTTTCACAAGAGAAAGAAAAAATCATTGATGATTTAACAGAATTTGATATTAGCCAACGCTTATCATATTTCACAACTATGATTGTTTCTAAACAAAAGGGGCGATATTGA
- a CDS encoding sirohydrochlorin cobaltochelatase yields the protein MKIGIILASFGTSYKDTREKTLEVLRDEIAQTYPEADVFEVYTSAMVRQSILKEEGITYLGIDDQLEQMKGKYDHVYVQPVHIIPGHEYQKLVRAVTLAEANKDFEVIRLGHPLLVGMANYQKVIAFLLEKTSELEPGQALLYMSHGTDDASFVAYPALAYMLDDAPIFVSSVEGYPDLEMSVRHMKQAGYDTIELYPFMFVAGDHAHNDMASKDSDAWQGTLEAEGFKVTSHIIGLGEYPEIRQIYKDSLASLMEEV from the coding sequence ATGAAGATAGGAATTATATTAGCCAGTTTTGGAACGAGCTATAAGGATACTCGGGAGAAGACCCTTGAGGTGCTTCGAGATGAAATCGCTCAGACATACCCTGAGGCAGATGTCTTTGAAGTCTATACTTCTGCAATGGTACGCCAGAGCATTTTAAAAGAAGAAGGTATTACATATCTCGGCATCGATGATCAGTTGGAGCAGATGAAAGGAAAGTATGATCATGTTTATGTTCAACCTGTGCATATCATTCCAGGTCACGAATATCAAAAACTTGTTAGAGCAGTCACCCTTGCTGAAGCAAATAAAGACTTTGAGGTAATTCGTTTAGGTCATCCGCTCCTTGTTGGTATGGCTAATTATCAAAAGGTTATTGCTTTCTTACTAGAGAAAACCTCAGAACTCGAGCCTGGTCAAGCTCTATTATATATGTCGCATGGTACAGACGATGCGTCCTTTGTAGCTTATCCTGCGTTAGCATATATGCTAGATGATGCCCCTATTTTCGTTAGCTCTGTAGAAGGGTATCCGGATTTAGAGATGAGTGTTCGACATATGAAACAAGCAGGATATGATACGATTGAATTATATCCATTTATGTTTGTGGCGGGTGATCACGCTCACAATGATATGGCTTCTAAAGATTCAGATGCTTGGCAAGGTACTTTAGAAGCAGAGGGATTCAAGGTAACTTCCCACATTATTGGTCTTGGGGAATATCCAGAAATACGTCAAATTTATAAGGATAGTCTAGCGAGCTTGATGGAAGAGGTGTAA
- the cobA gene encoding uroporphyrinogen-III C-methyltransferase, giving the protein MTDYMKNKGTVYIVGSGLGRISDLTLRAYQLLKTADIVFYDRLVNDNLLQLTKEHCELVYVGKKPYASSHTQEDIESQLLAAAQKHQVILRLKSGDPFVFGRGGEEGMTLKDAGVTFEIIPGISSVINGPTYGGIPVTYREYSRSFHVYTAQSKDGETDFDWHSIVQFGGTHIFLMGLRALSNIVRQLQIAGMPETTPIALVQWASRPNQRTVIGELRTIEEKVRKAQLTSPVVIVVGDVVDFSESLNTFERLPWFGQRVGFPTEARIEQMIAFESMGAELVLYPRGTKRIQKESENISWVFIPSIESMHSAERFFSREIGLKFGTVSDQVRESIDITQSKFWIGEVHHEDRNYISQFWNEL; this is encoded by the coding sequence TTGACAGACTATATGAAAAATAAGGGAACAGTGTATATTGTTGGCTCAGGATTGGGTAGGATTAGTGATTTAACTTTACGCGCTTATCAGTTATTGAAGACTGCAGATATTGTCTTTTATGATCGACTGGTGAATGATAATTTGCTTCAACTGACTAAAGAGCACTGTGAACTCGTGTATGTTGGTAAGAAACCCTACGCCTCTAGTCATACTCAAGAAGATATTGAATCCCAATTGCTAGCAGCTGCCCAGAAGCATCAAGTAATTCTACGTTTAAAAAGTGGAGATCCGTTTGTATTTGGACGTGGCGGTGAGGAAGGGATGACTCTAAAAGATGCCGGAGTTACCTTTGAAATTATACCAGGGATTTCTTCTGTAATTAATGGTCCGACGTACGGAGGAATTCCAGTGACGTATCGAGAATATTCCCGTTCATTTCATGTTTATACAGCACAAAGCAAGGATGGGGAAACAGACTTCGATTGGCACAGTATTGTTCAGTTTGGAGGAACCCACATCTTTCTGATGGGTTTAAGAGCATTATCTAATATAGTTAGGCAATTACAGATAGCTGGGATGCCAGAAACAACACCTATAGCCTTAGTTCAGTGGGCTAGTCGCCCTAATCAACGTACAGTCATCGGTGAGTTGAGAACGATAGAGGAGAAGGTAAGAAAAGCCCAACTTACTTCACCAGTAGTGATTGTGGTTGGAGATGTGGTGGATTTTTCTGAAAGTTTGAATACTTTTGAAAGACTGCCTTGGTTTGGTCAACGTGTCGGTTTTCCAACTGAAGCTCGAATTGAGCAGATGATAGCCTTTGAAAGCATGGGTGCTGAATTGGTGCTGTATCCAAGAGGGACCAAACGTATACAAAAAGAGTCAGAAAACATCAGTTGGGTTTTTATTCCTAGTATAGAATCGATGCACTCTGCTGAGAGATTTTTCTCTAGGGAAATAGGGCTAAAATTTGGAACCGTATCTGATCAAGTAAGAGAAAGCATTGATATTACTCAGTCAAAATTTTGGATAGGAGAAGTTCATCATGAAGATAGGAATTATATTAGCCAGTTTTGGAACGAGCTATAA